The Haloplanus salinarum genome includes a region encoding these proteins:
- the arcS gene encoding archaeosine synthase subunit alpha — MTEYFEVHARDGAARLGELRLRDPVATPALADDVVVDGGSLWGADRDHPEGSEAELTVLPHRAFPAGTDPTVQDSFAVDYPDVDYPSVGVVTAETAADYGCDAYVLSNAPGVVGHGASFRDELIAVRESIPADTALYLAGVATPRNVATLVAAGVDLVDTKLARVKGRQGRYLTPEGEYHLDELDELPGAHPNDPPLAAFTREDCVAHNVAALEAELRTVRTRIRRGRLRDYLEGQARHENWLTASFREFDQQYRYLERRTPVIRDTELSAASEDTLNRVEIQRFADRVTTRYRNRFANPLVLVPCSARKPYSDSQSHAQFHRAIGYRGHVASMTSPIGVVPQELECTYPAQHYDAVVTGDWTDGEKAFVAAVLERYLERNDYPRVIAHVPGEGYRDICERVADRVDVPFEFTVADHPTTSESLSNLDAALAGELKYSKRERQHNTIRAIADYQFGADAGDDLFPDLQTTSRHPKLQVRDGDGVQLAAQVPQYGVLAFTLAGARHWVESDAPTKRVDIDGFVPHGSVLAPGVTDADADVRVGDEVVVEGPAAFGIGRATMHGDEMRESTRGVAVEMRHVEATEDNA; from the coding sequence ATGACCGAGTACTTCGAGGTCCACGCGCGGGACGGGGCCGCCCGTCTTGGCGAACTCCGCCTGCGCGACCCCGTGGCCACGCCCGCCCTCGCCGACGACGTCGTCGTCGACGGCGGGAGCCTCTGGGGGGCCGACCGTGACCATCCCGAGGGGAGCGAGGCCGAACTCACGGTCCTCCCACACCGGGCGTTCCCGGCCGGCACCGACCCGACCGTCCAGGACTCCTTCGCCGTCGACTACCCGGACGTGGACTACCCGAGCGTCGGCGTCGTCACCGCCGAGACGGCCGCCGACTACGGCTGTGACGCCTACGTGCTCTCGAACGCTCCGGGCGTCGTGGGCCACGGCGCCTCCTTCCGCGACGAACTGATCGCCGTTCGGGAGTCGATCCCCGCCGACACCGCGCTCTACCTCGCCGGCGTCGCCACGCCCCGCAACGTCGCGACGCTCGTCGCCGCGGGCGTCGACCTCGTCGACACCAAACTCGCCCGGGTGAAGGGTCGACAGGGTCGCTACCTCACCCCCGAGGGCGAGTACCACCTCGACGAACTCGACGAACTCCCCGGCGCCCACCCGAACGATCCGCCGCTCGCGGCGTTCACCCGCGAGGACTGTGTCGCCCACAACGTCGCCGCCCTCGAGGCCGAACTCCGCACGGTCCGCACCCGGATCCGACGGGGGCGGCTCCGCGACTACCTCGAGGGGCAGGCCCGCCACGAGAACTGGCTAACCGCCTCGTTCCGCGAGTTCGATCAGCAGTACCGCTACCTGGAGCGGCGGACGCCGGTGATCCGCGATACGGAACTCAGCGCGGCGAGCGAAGATACACTCAACCGTGTGGAGATCCAGCGGTTCGCCGACCGGGTGACGACCCGCTATCGCAACCGGTTTGCGAACCCGCTCGTGCTCGTGCCGTGTTCGGCGCGCAAGCCCTACAGCGACTCCCAGAGCCACGCCCAGTTCCACCGCGCCATCGGCTACCGCGGCCACGTCGCCTCGATGACCTCGCCCATCGGCGTCGTCCCCCAGGAACTGGAGTGTACGTATCCCGCCCAGCACTACGACGCGGTGGTCACCGGCGACTGGACCGACGGCGAGAAGGCCTTCGTCGCCGCGGTACTGGAGCGCTACCTGGAGCGCAACGACTACCCGCGGGTGATCGCCCACGTGCCCGGCGAGGGCTACCGCGACATCTGCGAGCGGGTGGCCGACCGGGTGGACGTCCCCTTCGAGTTCACCGTCGCGGACCACCCCACCACCTCCGAGTCGTTGTCGAACCTCGACGCGGCGCTCGCCGGCGAGCTCAAATACTCGAAGCGTGAGCGCCAGCACAACACGATCCGGGCCATCGCGGACTACCAGTTCGGCGCCGACGCGGGCGACGACCTCTTCCCGGACCTGCAAACGACGAGCCGGCACCCAAAACTCCAGGTACGCGACGGCGACGGCGTCCAGCTCGCGGCGCAGGTGCCCCAGTACGGCGTCCTCGCCTTCACCCTCGCGGGTGCCCGCCACTGGGTCGAGAGCGACGCGCCGACCAAACGGGTCGACATCGACGGCTTCGTCCCCCACGGGAGCGTCCTCGCGCCCGGCGTGACCGACGCCGACGCCGACGTCCGCGTCGGCGACGAGGTGGTCGTCGAGGGGCCGGCCGCCTTCGGTATCGGCCGCGCGACGATGCACGGCGACGAGATGCGGGAGAGCACCCGCGGCGTCGCCGTCGAGATGCGCCACGTCGAGGCGACCGAGGACAACGCTTAA
- a CDS encoding AzlD domain-containing protein: protein MTTTHGPLAVWAVVLVVGALTFAIRYSFIYLLGRVSGVPPRLERALRYVPAAVLAALVAPSFVDPGPTVAATFLDGRLLAGVVAAGVAWTTENMFATLVAGMLTLWTVGFVL, encoded by the coding sequence GTGACGACCACGCACGGCCCGCTCGCCGTCTGGGCGGTCGTCCTCGTCGTCGGCGCGCTGACCTTCGCCATCCGGTACTCCTTCATCTACCTGCTGGGCCGCGTCTCGGGGGTGCCCCCGCGGCTCGAACGGGCGCTCCGCTACGTCCCCGCGGCAGTGCTCGCGGCGCTCGTCGCCCCGTCCTTCGTCGACCCCGGCCCGACCGTCGCCGCGACGTTCCTCGACGGCCGCCTGCTCGCCGGCGTCGTCGCCGCCGGCGTGGCCTGGACGACGGAAAACATGTTCGCGACGCTCGTGGCCGGGATGCTCACGCTCTGGACGGTGGGGTTCGTCCTGTGA
- a CDS encoding pyridoxamine 5'-phosphate oxidase family protein, with protein sequence MTEYTGEWDRAAVAAFLADARVPIRVACRTPGGDLWMLSLWYDFDPDAGRFVCATSADADVVAYLGHDDGVAFEVSTNEPPYRGVRGRGSTTVVPDDDKSTLRGLLERYLGGTDSALARQLLDPDRDEVAIRIDPERVYSWDFTDRMRDAASGDPSE encoded by the coding sequence ATGACCGAGTACACCGGCGAGTGGGACCGGGCGGCGGTCGCGGCGTTCCTGGCCGACGCGCGGGTGCCCATCCGGGTGGCCTGCCGGACGCCCGGTGGTGACCTCTGGATGCTCTCGCTGTGGTACGACTTCGACCCCGACGCCGGCCGGTTCGTCTGTGCCACGTCGGCGGACGCGGACGTCGTCGCGTATCTCGGACACGACGACGGCGTCGCCTTCGAGGTGTCGACCAACGAGCCGCCGTATCGGGGGGTCCGGGGCCGTGGCTCGACGACCGTCGTCCCCGACGACGACAAGTCGACGCTGCGGGGGTTGCTCGAACGCTACCTCGGAGGCACCGACTCGGCGCTGGCCCGGCAGCTGCTCGACCCGGACCGCGACGAGGTGGCGATCCGGATCGACCCCGAGCGCGTCTACTCGTGGGACTTCACCGACCGGATGCGCGACGCGGCGTCGGGTGACCCGTCGGAGTAG
- a CDS encoding CPBP family intramembrane glutamic endopeptidase has product MPSLDDRTIARLRAVVVALLVSGIGLGVGIGLVLALSLLTVGLGVEPSPFVLLVISLISIQGIAFGGVAVGYLLVRGWTPDDLGVRLPSVRDLLFVVGGYVTALVAAISGALLVSVTGAPAGENQVTEFASADPSVLLWLVPASFLLIGPGEELLFRGIVQGRLRETFDPIPGVAIASALFAAIHFLALTGGTGGRLVTVTILFFPALVFGTVYELTDNIVVPALVHGAYNATLFSLAYLAIRLSESGGLQEPGSGTGTAAAVLVDGLTALPV; this is encoded by the coding sequence ATGCCCTCGCTCGACGATCGGACGATCGCCCGACTGCGGGCGGTCGTCGTCGCCCTGTTGGTGTCGGGGATCGGCCTCGGTGTCGGCATCGGTCTCGTCCTCGCCCTCTCCCTGCTAACGGTCGGCCTCGGCGTGGAGCCCTCTCCTTTCGTCCTCCTCGTGATCTCGCTGATCTCGATCCAGGGGATCGCCTTCGGCGGCGTCGCCGTGGGCTATCTCCTCGTCCGTGGGTGGACCCCCGACGACCTCGGGGTTCGACTCCCCTCGGTTCGCGACCTCCTGTTCGTCGTCGGGGGGTACGTGACGGCACTCGTGGCCGCCATCTCCGGGGCCCTCCTCGTCAGCGTGACCGGCGCCCCTGCCGGTGAGAACCAGGTCACCGAGTTCGCCAGCGCCGATCCGAGCGTCCTCCTGTGGCTCGTCCCCGCCTCCTTCCTGCTCATCGGTCCCGGCGAGGAACTGCTCTTCCGGGGCATCGTCCAGGGCCGTCTCCGCGAGACGTTCGACCCGATTCCGGGTGTCGCCATCGCCAGCGCCCTCTTCGCCGCGATCCACTTCCTCGCCCTGACCGGCGGGACCGGCGGCCGTCTGGTGACGGTGACCATCCTGTTTTTCCCCGCGCTGGTCTTCGGGACCGTCTACGAACTCACCGACAACATCGTCGTGCCGGCGCTGGTCCACGGTGCCTACAACGCGACGCTGTTCTCGCTCGCGTACCTGGCCATCCGGCTCTCGGAGTCCGGGGGGCTCCAGGAGCCGGGGTCGGGAACGGGGACGGCGGCGGCCGTCCTCGTCGACGGCCTGACCGCGTTGCCGGTGTAG
- a CDS encoding ubiquitin-like small modifier protein 1, protein MDLELRFFATFREAVGQKTLEHEFEDGATVGEVLLTLESAYDGLEGKLIDDQGDLQPNLNILKNGREVLHMEGTETVMEDGDTLSVFPPVAGGA, encoded by the coding sequence ATGGATCTGGAACTGCGGTTTTTCGCCACGTTCCGCGAGGCAGTCGGTCAGAAGACTCTGGAACACGAGTTCGAGGACGGCGCCACCGTCGGCGAGGTTCTCCTGACTCTCGAATCGGCGTACGACGGCCTGGAAGGCAAGCTGATCGACGATCAGGGTGACCTCCAGCCGAACTTGAACATCCTGAAAAACGGTCGGGAGGTGCTACATATGGAGGGCACCGAGACGGTGATGGAGGACGGCGACACGCTGTCGGTGTTCCCGCCGGTGGCGGGCGGGGCATGA
- a CDS encoding aldehyde ferredoxin oxidoreductase family protein: protein MSPPVRRDVLRVDLSAGTVSRERVPDGWRRDFLGGKGLGARYLYDELDAGTDPLGPDNRLCLLLGPLSGYLPGESRYAAVTKSPLTGAFLDSYSGGSFADALAGALPEAFGLVIEGVADDPTVLTVRDGEAKLAGAGDLWGADTVETDAALDGAVACIGPAGERRVAYATVACDAGDHHAGRGGAGAVMGAKRLKAVAVHGDPPDPPPALANLRERYGAAYRDDDTGRWQAAGETVESVDFANEVGVLSTRGWQGGRFEDAGDIGIEAVREAATGRENADDAVPGGFRVDVEDGQSVPRGGALMSLGAGLGVDDFDAVARLGAACDRLGMDAISAGNAVAWATRAADDGAIDPDVDPDLAFGDADAAERLLSAIATRSTDLGDTLADGVHDARERYGAGAVPTVKSMALPAYDPRGAAGMALAYATSDRGGCHRRARPVEREAFARDAWTTADRVRTVVGAQNVRSTLWSLVVDDFAGETMWEDLGAEWLTAVGLEYDRDSLARVGERVWTLVRLFNVREGFDREDDTLPALFEDPLPDGPAAGRTVDRGAFEDMLDAYYAARGWSVDGRPTDALVDRLDLAAVVDAETPLGNAADGAVVDAGSGDGVGGRDRHPRSREP, encoded by the coding sequence ATGTCACCGCCCGTTCGACGCGACGTGTTGCGGGTCGACCTCTCCGCCGGGACCGTCTCCCGCGAACGGGTCCCCGACGGCTGGCGACGCGACTTCCTGGGCGGCAAGGGCCTCGGCGCCCGCTACCTCTACGACGAACTCGACGCCGGCACCGATCCGCTGGGGCCGGACAATCGGCTCTGTCTCCTCCTCGGCCCGCTCTCGGGCTACCTCCCCGGCGAGTCGCGCTACGCGGCGGTCACCAAGTCGCCCCTGACCGGCGCCTTCCTCGACTCCTACAGCGGCGGGTCCTTCGCCGACGCCCTCGCCGGCGCCCTCCCCGAGGCCTTCGGCCTGGTGATCGAGGGCGTCGCCGACGATCCGACGGTCCTCACCGTCCGTGACGGCGAGGCGAAACTGGCCGGCGCGGGCGACCTGTGGGGGGCCGACACCGTCGAGACGGACGCCGCCCTCGACGGCGCCGTGGCCTGTATCGGCCCGGCGGGCGAACGCCGGGTCGCCTACGCGACGGTCGCGTGTGACGCCGGCGACCACCACGCCGGCCGCGGCGGCGCCGGCGCCGTCATGGGCGCGAAACGGCTCAAGGCGGTCGCGGTCCACGGCGACCCGCCCGACCCGCCGCCGGCGCTCGCCAACCTCCGCGAGCGCTACGGCGCCGCCTACCGCGACGACGACACCGGCCGCTGGCAGGCCGCCGGCGAGACGGTCGAGAGCGTCGACTTCGCCAACGAGGTGGGCGTCCTCTCGACCCGGGGCTGGCAGGGCGGCCGCTTCGAGGACGCCGGCGATATCGGCATCGAGGCGGTCCGCGAGGCGGCCACCGGCCGCGAGAACGCGGACGACGCGGTGCCCGGCGGCTTCCGCGTCGACGTCGAGGACGGCCAATCCGTCCCCCGCGGCGGGGCGCTCATGTCCCTCGGCGCCGGCCTCGGGGTCGACGACTTCGACGCCGTGGCCCGCCTCGGCGCCGCCTGTGACCGTCTCGGGATGGACGCCATCAGCGCGGGCAACGCCGTCGCCTGGGCCACCCGCGCCGCCGACGACGGGGCCATCGACCCCGACGTCGACCCGGACCTCGCGTTCGGGGACGCCGACGCGGCCGAGCGACTGTTGTCGGCCATCGCCACCCGATCGACCGACTTGGGCGACACCCTCGCCGACGGCGTCCACGACGCCCGCGAGCGGTACGGGGCCGGCGCCGTGCCGACGGTGAAGTCGATGGCACTCCCGGCCTACGACCCACGGGGTGCCGCGGGGATGGCACTCGCCTACGCCACCAGCGACCGCGGCGGCTGTCACCGCCGTGCCCGCCCGGTCGAACGCGAGGCCTTCGCCCGCGACGCGTGGACGACCGCAGACCGCGTCAGGACCGTCGTCGGCGCCCAGAACGTCCGCTCGACGCTCTGGAGCCTCGTCGTCGACGACTTCGCGGGCGAGACCATGTGGGAGGACCTCGGCGCCGAGTGGCTGACGGCCGTCGGCCTCGAGTACGACCGCGACTCGCTGGCGCGGGTCGGCGAACGCGTCTGGACGCTCGTCCGCCTGTTCAACGTCCGCGAGGGCTTCGACCGCGAGGACGACACCCTACCCGCCCTGTTCGAGGACCCGCTTCCCGACGGGCCCGCGGCGGGCCGCACCGTCGACCGCGGGGCGTTCGAGGACATGCTCGACGCCTACTACGCGGCCCGCGGGTGGTCGGTCGACGGCCGCCCGACCGACGCGCTCGTCGACCGACTGGACCTCGCCGCCGTCGTCGACGCCGAGACGCCGCTCGGAAACGCCGCCGACGGGGCGGTCGTCGACGCCGGATCCGGGGACGGGGTCGGCGGACGCGACCGCCACCCCCGCAGTCGGGAGCCGTGA
- a CDS encoding AzlC family ABC transporter permease has translation MPTVPDGFLDGVRATLPLLLGLIPFGLVAGVAAVDAGLSPAQAVGLSAVVFAGASQLATVDLLAQDASLAVVVLTAVVINLRMSMYSASIAPYFEALRRRWSAAYAFLLTDMSYALAIAEFTDGDGDADSTTAPNGGSTGEDGAVRDRWYYFGAAAFMWLVWQLATVVGVVLGASIPESWGVSFAVPLVFLSLLVPELSDRPRIVAALVGGSVAVAGAGWPLNLGLLGGALAGVVAGVVVEGRAAA, from the coding sequence ATGCCCACCGTTCCCGACGGTTTCCTCGACGGCGTGCGGGCGACGCTCCCCCTCCTCCTCGGGTTGATCCCCTTCGGCCTCGTCGCCGGCGTCGCCGCGGTCGACGCCGGCCTCTCGCCCGCCCAGGCGGTCGGCCTGTCGGCGGTGGTCTTCGCCGGCGCCTCACAGCTCGCGACCGTCGACCTCCTCGCGCAGGACGCCTCCCTCGCGGTGGTCGTCCTCACCGCGGTCGTCATCAACCTCCGGATGAGCATGTACTCGGCATCGATCGCGCCCTACTTCGAGGCGCTCCGCCGGCGCTGGTCGGCGGCGTACGCCTTCCTCCTGACGGACATGTCCTACGCACTCGCCATCGCCGAGTTCACCGACGGGGACGGCGACGCCGACTCCACCACCGCCCCGAACGGCGGCTCCACGGGCGAGGACGGGGCGGTCCGCGACCGGTGGTACTACTTCGGCGCCGCGGCGTTCATGTGGCTCGTCTGGCAGCTCGCGACCGTCGTCGGCGTCGTCCTCGGGGCCAGCATCCCCGAGAGTTGGGGGGTCTCCTTCGCGGTGCCGCTGGTCTTCCTCTCCCTGCTCGTCCCCGAACTGTCGGACCGTCCACGGATCGTCGCGGCGCTGGTCGGCGGGAGCGTCGCCGTCGCCGGCGCCGGGTGGCCGCTGAACCTCGGACTGCTCGGCGGGGCGCTCGCCGGCGTCGTCGCGGGCGTCGTCGTCGAGGGGAGGGCCGCGGCGTGA
- the tgtA gene encoding tRNA guanosine(15) transglycosylase TgtA, giving the protein MRDCFETRDGDALGRIGELTVPRAGRTVETPALLPVINPNIRTVSPARLEAEFGADALITNAYIIRGTDDLRERALDRGLHDMLEFSGAIVTDSGSFQLAEYGDIDVTTREILEFQREIGSDVATPVDVPTPPDAARETAEADLETTERALADAQAVDTGEMLVNAPVQGSTYLDLREAAARHADGTDLDVFPVGAVVPLMNDYRYADVVDVLAAAKRGLGADRPVHLFGAGHPMMFALAAAMGADLFDSAAYAIYARDDRYLTVRGTRHLDDLTYLPCECPICTAHTPDDIRAADDDERERLLAEHNLHVSFGELRRIKTAIREGNLLELVETRARAHPAMLDGYRALLDHAAQLERHDPASKGSFFYCSAESARRPEVVRHHDRLDRLDAPDRLLVTEGNAPSGDRFDAAWRLLPPFGPVPRALSETYPFTAELPDRTDRTAQEAAARGVARLVDANPETDVTVAHDDWADTALDRLPASVRVELLGARPDRNA; this is encoded by the coding sequence ATGCGCGACTGCTTCGAGACCCGCGACGGCGACGCGCTCGGTCGGATCGGGGAGTTGACGGTCCCCCGCGCCGGCCGGACCGTCGAGACGCCGGCCCTGTTGCCCGTCATCAACCCCAACATCCGGACGGTGTCGCCGGCCCGCCTCGAAGCCGAGTTCGGTGCCGACGCCCTCATCACCAACGCCTACATCATCCGCGGGACCGACGACCTCCGCGAGCGAGCCCTCGATCGGGGGCTCCACGACATGCTCGAGTTCTCGGGCGCCATCGTCACCGACTCCGGCTCCTTCCAGCTGGCCGAGTACGGCGACATCGACGTGACGACCCGCGAGATACTGGAGTTTCAGCGGGAGATCGGTTCGGACGTCGCCACCCCGGTCGACGTGCCGACACCGCCCGACGCCGCCCGTGAGACCGCCGAGGCGGACCTGGAGACGACCGAGCGGGCACTCGCCGACGCCCAGGCCGTCGACACCGGCGAGATGCTGGTCAACGCCCCAGTCCAGGGATCGACCTACCTCGACCTCCGCGAGGCCGCCGCCCGCCACGCCGACGGCACCGACCTCGACGTGTTTCCCGTCGGCGCCGTCGTTCCCCTCATGAACGACTACCGGTACGCGGACGTGGTCGACGTGCTCGCGGCCGCCAAGCGCGGCCTCGGTGCCGACCGCCCCGTCCATCTCTTCGGCGCCGGCCACCCCATGATGTTCGCGCTCGCGGCCGCGATGGGCGCCGACCTCTTCGACTCCGCTGCCTACGCCATCTACGCCCGCGACGACCGCTATCTCACCGTCCGCGGCACGCGCCACCTCGACGACCTCACGTATCTCCCCTGCGAGTGTCCGATCTGTACCGCCCACACCCCGGACGACATCCGGGCCGCGGACGACGACGAGCGCGAACGGCTCCTCGCCGAACACAACCTCCACGTCTCCTTCGGCGAACTGCGCCGCATCAAGACGGCCATCCGCGAGGGGAACCTCCTCGAACTCGTCGAGACGCGCGCCCGCGCCCACCCCGCGATGCTCGACGGCTACCGCGCGCTGCTCGATCACGCCGCCCAACTGGAGCGCCACGACCCCGCCTCCAAGGGCTCTTTCTTCTACTGCTCGGCCGAGAGCGCCCGCCGCCCCGAGGTCGTCCGCCACCACGACCGCCTCGACCGACTCGACGCGCCCGACCGGCTACTGGTAACCGAGGGGAACGCGCCCTCTGGCGACCGATTCGACGCCGCCTGGCGACTCCTGCCGCCGTTCGGACCCGTCCCCCGGGCGCTCTCCGAGACCTACCCCTTCACGGCCGAACTCCCCGACCGGACCGACCGGACCGCCCAGGAGGCCGCGGCGCGCGGGGTCGCCCGCCTCGTCGACGCCAACCCCGAGACGGACGTGACGGTCGCCCACGACGACTGGGCGGACACGGCGCTCGACCGCCTCCCGGCGTCGGTCCGGGTCGAACTCCTCGGCGCGCGCCCGGATCGAAACGCCTGA
- a CDS encoding mandelate racemase/muconate lactonizing enzyme family protein, whose translation MVDHASLRDPNAEYTMRDLSAPTMGLTADRGPRDVEITDVQTTMVDGNYPWILVRVYTDAGVVGTGESYWGGGETEIIDRMKPFVVGENPLDIDRLYEHLVQKMSGEGSIAGKVISAISGIEIALHDVAGKILDVPAYQLVGGKYRDEVRVYCDCHAGDESEPASNAAEAERVVSELGYDAIKFDLDVPSGHEKDRANRHLRGPEVEHKVDIVREVCETVGDRADVAFDCHWAFTANSAQRLAEAIEPYDVWWLEDPVPPENHEVQETVTKSTSTPIAVGENVYRKFGQRTLIEPQAVDIVAPDLPRVGGMRETRKIADLADMYYVPVAMHNVSSPIGTMASAHVAAAIPNSLALEFHSYQLGWWEDLVEEDDLIEGGRMAVPEKPGLGLTLDLDAVSEHMVEGETLFDEA comes from the coding sequence ATGGTAGACCACGCCAGTCTCCGCGACCCGAACGCGGAGTATACGATGCGCGACCTCTCGGCGCCGACGATGGGTCTCACCGCGGACCGTGGCCCTCGCGACGTCGAGATCACCGACGTACAGACGACGATGGTCGACGGCAACTACCCGTGGATCCTCGTCCGCGTCTACACGGACGCGGGCGTCGTCGGCACCGGCGAGTCCTACTGGGGTGGCGGCGAGACGGAGATCATCGACCGGATGAAACCCTTCGTCGTCGGCGAGAACCCCCTCGACATCGACCGCCTCTACGAGCACCTCGTCCAGAAGATGAGCGGCGAGGGATCGATCGCCGGCAAGGTCATCTCGGCCATCTCCGGGATCGAAATCGCCCTCCACGACGTCGCCGGCAAGATCCTCGACGTACCGGCCTACCAGCTCGTCGGCGGCAAGTACCGCGACGAGGTCCGCGTCTACTGTGACTGTCACGCCGGCGACGAGTCCGAGCCCGCGTCGAACGCCGCCGAGGCCGAACGCGTCGTCTCGGAGCTCGGCTACGACGCTATCAAGTTCGACCTCGACGTCCCCTCGGGCCACGAGAAGGACCGCGCCAACCGCCACCTCCGCGGCCCGGAGGTCGAGCACAAGGTCGACATCGTCCGGGAGGTCTGTGAGACCGTCGGCGACCGCGCCGACGTCGCCTTCGACTGCCACTGGGCCTTCACCGCCAACTCCGCCCAGCGCCTCGCCGAGGCCATCGAACCCTACGACGTCTGGTGGCTCGAAGACCCCGTCCCCCCGGAGAACCACGAGGTTCAGGAGACGGTCACGAAGTCGACGTCGACGCCCATCGCCGTCGGGGAGAACGTCTACCGCAAGTTCGGCCAGCGGACCCTCATCGAACCGCAGGCCGTCGACATCGTCGCCCCCGACCTCCCCCGTGTCGGCGGGATGCGCGAGACCCGAAAGATCGCCGACCTGGCCGACATGTACTACGTGCCCGTCGCGATGCACAACGTCTCCTCGCCCATCGGCACCATGGCTTCGGCCCACGTCGCCGCCGCCATCCCCAACTCCCTCGCGCTGGAGTTCCACTCCTACCAGCTCGGCTGGTGGGAGGACCTCGTCGAGGAGGACGACCTCATCGAGGGCGGTCGCATGGCCGTCCCCGAGAAGCCCGGTCTCGGCCTGACGCTCGACCTCGACGCCGTGTCGGAACACATGGTCGAGGGCGAGACGCTGTTCGACGAAGCGTAG